The following coding sequences lie in one Opisthocomus hoazin isolate bOpiHoa1 chromosome 7, bOpiHoa1.hap1, whole genome shotgun sequence genomic window:
- the GPR68 gene encoding G-protein coupled receptor 68 — protein sequence MVNFGENATENCTINHEIHQILSPVVYIFVFIVGLPANCLSLYYGYLQIKAKNELGIYLCNLTVADLLYIFSLPFWLQYVLQHDNWTYDELLCKICGILLYENIYISVGFLCCISIDRYLAVVHPFRFQQFRTMKAAVIVSIVIWTKEIMTCCFVFMHGEVSMDAESHVVCFEHYPIKEWEHNVNYYRFSAGFLFPFFLLAFSYCGILRVVHKSHGTQKKKKIQIERLVSSTVLIFLVCFGPYHILLVVRSLLENNCSFAEKIFNIYHFSLLLTTFNCVADPVLYCFTSESTYQNFSKMRDSCLTCLGCLRTETKESYPLNAPETPNRPQHEQQPRLLQISNGDTEKKDDSRTTLGRL from the coding sequence ATGGTGAATTTCGGAGAGAATGCAACTGAGAACTGCACTATTAATCATGAGATCCACCAGATATTATCCCCTGTGGtatacatatttgtatttatagtaGGCTTGCCAGCTAACTGCCTGTCACTGTACTATGGGTATTTACAGATCAAGGCAAAAAATGAATTGGGTATCTACCTTTGCAATTTGACTGTAGCAGACCTGCTCTAcatattttctttgcctttttggcTTCAGTATGTTTTACAGCATGACAATTGGACCTACGATGAGCTGCTGTGCAAAATTTGTGGGATCCTCTTGTATGAGAATATCTACATCAGTGTGGGCTTCCTCTGCTGCATCTCCATTGACCGCTACCTCGCAGTGGTGCACCCCTTTCGGTTTCAACAGTTTCGGACAATGAAGGCTGCTGTGATTGTGAGCATCGTTATCTGGACCAAAGAAATAATGACatgctgctttgtctttatgcACGGCGAGGTCAGTATGGATGCCGAGAGCCATGTGGTGTGCTTCGAGCATTACCCCATCAAAGAATGGGAGCACAATGTGAATTACTACCGCTTCTCTGCTGGcttccttttccccttctttctgctGGCCTTTTCTTACTGTGGGATTTTACGGGTTGTCCACAAGAGTCACGGCactcaaaagaagaagaaaatccaaATTGAACGGCTGGTTTCAAgcactgttttaatttttttagtttgctttggACCATACCACATCCTACTTGTGGTTCGCAGCTTGTTGGAGAACAACTGCTCATTTGctgagaaaatatttaatatttaccatttttctctcctgttgaCTACTTTTAACTGTGTTGCTGATCCAGTATTGTACTGTTTTACCAGTGAAAGCACTTACCAGAACTTTTCCAAGATGCGAGACTCTTGTTTAACATGTTTAGGGTGTCTGAGGACTGAGACAAAGGAATCCTATCCGCTGAATGCTCCAGAAACTCCCAACAGGCCACAGCACGAGCAACAACCAAGGTTATTACAGATATCAAATGGTGATACTGAAAAGAAGGATGACTCCAGAACTACCTTGGGCAGACTATAG